From the Deltaproteobacteria bacterium genome, one window contains:
- a CDS encoding CBS domain-containing protein, with translation CMVADLRHVLVDDLMSAPPIVAAPETSVAEISELFTARAINRLPICDADRRVLGLVTRSDLVGSMCVGR, from the coding sequence CTGCATGGTCGCGGACCTGCGTCACGTGCTGGTGGACGACCTCATGAGCGCCCCGCCCATCGTGGCCGCGCCAGAGACCAGCGTGGCCGAGATTTCGGAACTGTTCACCGCGCGCGCCATCAACCGCCTGCCCATCTGTGACGCGGACCGGCGGGTGCTGGGTCTTGTCACCCGGAGCGACCTTGTCGGCTCCATGTGCGTGGGGAGGTGA